The Armatimonadota bacterium genomic interval TCCCGCCGCAACATGCTCGCCAGGGCGTAGAGGTTCCGGGTGCGGACCTCCGGCGCTTCGGAAACCTTCTGGCCCGCCCGCAGCTGCGCCACCGCGAGGAATCCCATGAGCAGCAGGCTCAGGAAGGTCATGCCCTGGGCCGCCCGCACACGCCCACGTTCCACCGCTTCCTCACGCACGCTGGCTCCTCCGGTAGGGATCCAGCCCTCTCCCTCGGGCAGCTTGCTCCCTCCTGTGCCTCCAGTGTACCGGGAAGCGGGCGTGGGAGGAGAAAGGGTTACAGCTCGTCCTCCGTGGACGCGGTGACCACCGCGCGCCTTCCAGACTCGTACTCCCGCACGCCCTGCTGCAGGGCCACCCAGGCTAGGGTGGCGCACTTCACCCGCACCGGGAACCTCCGAACCCCCTGCAACGCCACGAGCTCCCCCAGGCGGTCTTCCTCCGCAGGTCCACCCTGCATCATCCCTTTGAACTCCTCGATGAGGGCTTTCACCTCCTCCAGGGACTTGCCCCGGACCCGCTCCGTCATCATGGAGGCAGAGGCCTGGCTGATGGAACACCCCCGCCCCTCGAACCGGATGTCCTGGACCACCCCGTCCTCCACCCGGGCGTAGATGCTGATTTCATCCCCGCAGGAGGGGTTGGCTCCCTCGATGACGATGTCCGCGGGTTCCAGCCGTCCCCGGTTCCGGGGTCGGGTGTAGTGGTCGAGGATGATCTCCCGGTACAGATCGTCCAGCATGGCCTACGACCGCCGGAGGCCGAAGAAGGCCTTGACTTTCTCCAATCCCCGTACCAGGGCGTCCACATCCTCCGGCGTGTTGTACAGGTAGACGCTGGCCCGGGTGGTGCTCTGGATCCCGAGCTTCCGGTGCAGGGGCTGGGCACAGTGATGGCCCGCCCGGACACAGATGGCCTCGCTATCGAGCACCTGGGCCACGTCGTGGGGATGTACCCCTTCCAAGGTAAAGGCCACCGCTCCCCCGCGGATCTCCGGATCCCGAGGCCCATAGATGCGCACGCCCTCCACCTCCGCGAGCTGCGCGAGCGCACATCGCACCAGGTGCTTCTCGTGGGCCCGAATGGCCTCCATGCCAATCCCCCGCAGGTAATCCACAGCCACCCCCAGGGCGATGGCGTCCGCGATGTTCGGAGTCCCCGCCTCGAACCGGTGGGGCGGGGGTTTGTAGGTGGAGCGCTCCAGCTCTACCCGTTCGATCATCTCCCCTCCGCCGTGGAAGGGCGGCATGGCCTCCAACAGGTCCAGGCGGCCCCACAGCACCCCAATCCCCGTCGGACCGCACATCTTGTGCCCACTGAAGGCCAAAAAGTCGCATCCGAGTTCCCGCACGTCCACGGGCATGTGGGGCACACTCTGCGCTCCGTCCACCACCACCACGGCTCCCACCGCGTGGGCCCGATCCACAATGGCGCGGATGGGATTGATGGTGCCCAGCACATTAGACTGATGGGTGACGGCCACGATTCGGGTACGCTCCGTGAGCAGGCGATCCAGCTGCTCTAGGTCGAGGGTCCCGTCCTCCCGGAGGGGCAGAACGCGCAGACACGCACCCCGCTCCTGGGCCAGCAGCTGCCAGGGCACCAGGTTGCTGTGGTGCTCCATCTCCGTCGTGAGGATCTCGTCCCCCTCCCGCACGTAAGCCCGGCCGTAGGCATACGCCACCAGGTTGATCCCCTCCGTGGTCCCTCGCACGAAGACCACTTCTTCGGGACGCGCACCCACGAAGGCCGCCACCTTGGCGCGTGCTTCCTCGTACGCCAGAGTGGCCTGCTCCGCGATGCGGTACAGGCCCCGGTGGACGTTCGCATTGTAGGTGCGGTAGTACTCCACCAGGGCTTCCAGAACCACCCGGGGTTTTTGGGAGGTGGCGGCGCTGTCCAGGTACACCAGGGGCTT includes:
- a CDS encoding SUF system NifU family Fe-S cluster assembly protein; this encodes MLDDLYREIILDHYTRPRNRGRLEPADIVIEGANPSCGDEISIYARVEDGVVQDIRFEGRGCSISQASASMMTERVRGKSLEEVKALIEEFKGMMQGGPAEEDRLGELVALQGVRRFPVRVKCATLAWVALQQGVREYESGRRAVVTASTEDEL
- a CDS encoding cysteine desulfurase, whose amino-acid sequence is MPLPADVRKDFPLLQRELDGKPLVYLDSAATSQKPRVVLEALVEYYRTYNANVHRGLYRIAEQATLAYEEARAKVAAFVGARPEEVVFVRGTTEGINLVAYAYGRAYVREGDEILTTEMEHHSNLVPWQLLAQERGACLRVLPLREDGTLDLEQLDRLLTERTRIVAVTHQSNVLGTINPIRAIVDRAHAVGAVVVVDGAQSVPHMPVDVRELGCDFLAFSGHKMCGPTGIGVLWGRLDLLEAMPPFHGGGEMIERVELERSTYKPPPHRFEAGTPNIADAIALGVAVDYLRGIGMEAIRAHEKHLVRCALAQLAEVEGVRIYGPRDPEIRGGAVAFTLEGVHPHDVAQVLDSEAICVRAGHHCAQPLHRKLGIQSTTRASVYLYNTPEDVDALVRGLEKVKAFFGLRRS